CCGGCTCGGCGCGTCGCATCGGATGAACGGGACCTCGCCCGGTGCACAGTACCCGGCAAAAGTGACAGGTTTTCGACCTTCTTTCTCAAACAGCGTTCTTTGGCACGAGTCTTGCACAGGGCTCTACTGTGCGACTTGTCGCACCGTCGGCCTTCTTCGGGCATCGCCCGGGAAGAAAGCAGGGCATCCGAGGGTGACGGCACTCTGCGCGCCGGCAAACGCTGTCTGGAAAAGAGGTGACCGAATATGAGCTTCAGAACGTCTCTCGTCGGGCTCGCGGCGCTGCTGATCTGTCTGTCGGCAAGTTCGTTCGCTGGTCCGGTGCAGAACTATGCCCTGAACAACTACCCGACTGCTCCGAGCAGCAACGCCCCCGGGTACGGCTTTACCTACGAGTCGCTGGTGCAGTCGCCGGGCGACGTCGGCGGCATCGTCTATGACACCTGGTGGTACGACTACTACATCGAGAACAACTCCATAACTAGGAGCATTACGTCCTGGACGTGGCAGGCTGGAGGCGCCTCGGGGACCGTGATCCCGAGTTCGCACCCGTCGGCGGTAAACGATGGCGGATTCCCGCTCGCGCCCGCCGCTAGTGCCAGTCTCTGGGACGCGGAGTACTGCGAGTCGAACTTCGAGGATGAGTTCCCGTTTGCCCAGGTGGTTTCTACCATCTCCTGGGACGACGGTCATACCGAGAACGTGCCTATCTACGTACCGTCCAACGTCGTGCCCGAACCAAGCAGTCTCATCGGACTGGCGTTCGGCGTTGTCCCGTTCCTTCTCCGCCGGAGGAGATGACGCGGCGCGGAGTAGCGAGTCCTTGTTTCGGGGTGGGGCCGGCTGTGGCTCCGCCCCGGTCTTCTCTCGGCCCTCCGCCGGCCCGGACTTGGCTTCGTTTCGCGAGACAGCATCGGCCGATGGCGCTTCATCCCCGCTGGCTGT
This window of the Armatimonadota bacterium genome carries:
- a CDS encoding PEP-CTERM sorting domain-containing protein; this encodes MSFRTSLVGLAALLICLSASSFAGPVQNYALNNYPTAPSSNAPGYGFTYESLVQSPGDVGGIVYDTWWYDYYIENNSITRSITSWTWQAGGASGTVIPSSHPSAVNDGGFPLAPAASASLWDAEYCESNFEDEFPFAQVVSTISWDDGHTENVPIYVPSNVVPEPSSLIGLAFGVVPFLLRRRR